The Chiloscyllium plagiosum isolate BGI_BamShark_2017 chromosome 19, ASM401019v2, whole genome shotgun sequence genome contains the following window.
tgtgttgtattgttctatgttctaagtggagGTCAAATATTGTTTGGAAGATTGGAAAAGTACAGGATTACGGAGGAAATACTcaataggagcaggccattcgactTAAGTAGTTCACGGTCGTGTTTCTGCTCCACTCGAGCCTCCAACTATCTTTCTTCATCTAAACCTTTCATTGGAAACCCCTGTTCTCTCCTGTCCATAAGCGATCCACTTCATTCAGCCCCTTTCAGAATAGATTTCATAAGAGATTATACTCCTCCTCCAACCaagacttttcttcagaatttttGATGGTTGCCTCTAGTTATGCTCTTTTCAGCTCTGCCGAAATATTTCATAATTCTTAAGGCCTCTGTTTGGAGGAGACAGTGgtgatatcactggactagtaacccagagAGCAAGGCTACTGTGCTGAGACATGCGGTTAGATCCCACCATCGTAATGGCGGaataatctggaataaaaagcaagTGTCAGTCATGGTGACCATGCCAACtaatgtcaattgttggaaaaaccccaactgaaaatctgccatccttatctgctctggcctacatgtgactccggatCCACAATAATGTgatcgactcttaactgccctctgagatgaCTTCATCTGTAGGCAATTAAGGTTGGTCAATAAATGCAGACTTTGCCAGTAATACCTAGAGCCCATGAATAAAAAGAACATGGCAACCGAACAGTTTGTCTTCAGGGGGTAAGAGACCCATCTGTCAAATAGTCCCTGTTATGCAAACTCACCTCAAAattcagtgtcatccacaaattctaAAATTGCGTTTTTGGTTCaaaaatccaaatcattaatgctaattcaatttaaaaaaaccttgATTCCTATACTGACAGATGTGTGCAGCCATTTAGAAAACTAATCTCATAGTGTTACATTCACGTGACTAATATCATTGTGTAAGCCACTTATGCAAACAGATTCTGGGCAAGACAGTCAAGCTGAGATTCAAAATAAAACTGTGGTCAATGTTTCAATGCTAAACAAAACTTGCAAGATTGGCCAAATTTTGCAGTAAAGCAGATTGTTTTACGAAGCGTTCTGCAGCTCTATTACTGTAAGTCGATACTACTCTTAATGAGGTATCTGAGGTACAACAGGATCGTCTGAAtagtgaagaaatgtaaacaagCCCAGttgaaatgtttatttattttattaccAATCGTAAatcacacaaaaataaaacaaagaactgcaaatgttggggatctgaagcaaaaacaggaattgttgatggaactcagcatttgtggagagaaatagcGTTAACGTTCAAAGTCTGGGAATGGTTCAATCTTCTGGTGAAGAGTCATTGGGATTCGAAATGTTAAatctagtttctctccacagatgctacccgACTTGCTGAGTTCCACCAGCTGCCTTTGTTTTAAATCATGCAGATACAGTAATTGTGGCAGATGAGCAAATGTCACGGACGATAAAAGTTCATTCCCTCCTTTAATCCCATTCCTCTCTGTGCTGTGGGCTTTGTAATGATTGTCCCAGTTTTGGAGGCAGCACAAATGAAAGAAACAGCTGCTGGAAGCATCACAGTAACCCTCACATTTGTTGATTCCTCAAATGAGTGAAGTTGTTTTGCTGTAGGACTATTCGATATACTTCCTCAATAATGATTATTCCAAATGGTATTTTGACTTGTTCTGTATTGAAATTCAAATCAAACATATCAGACATTCTTAAGACAAGGtttaatattttaatgaaatttcGGATTTAGTATGGCACATAAATAAACTCTTTGTGTGAAAGATATTGGTTTGAAATGAGCTGTACAGCAATTCAGGGCTAGATTTGTTCAGAGAGGAACCTGGGTGAAGAATTGGACAATGCAGCTATTGTCAAAATTGGAGGGAGTGGAATGAAAGACAAGGCAAGAGTTTGAATCCCAACTGGGTTCTTCAAAAGCTGAAGATGGCATGGAGAGAAGATTAACAAACATAAGGAATTTGAGAAACAGAGTTGTGATCTTAGCATAATGGAGATGAACAGGAAAGCAAGTAAGCATTCGGGACAGTGATATTCGGGAAGTTTGTGCAGGAGCTAAAAAGCTCGTTTTCCTCTCAGGAACTTAGGAATGCTCTGGCAGCAAAGATCTGATTAAAATAGTtgtggaaaaggttataacagaAAGATGGCTGCCCAAAGGAGAAAAGAACTGTCTATCAAATTATCAATTCTCCTTCGTATCCAGTTCAGCAGCATGAAAGAAATATTTACTGCAGTGTTCATAAATATTGACAGGTATTTGATTCTTTGGTTGCTTGTTTCAAAACTTAGAGATAAATGAAGCCCAGTACAATAATCTGATTTCCATTGTTGTGTTACATGTTTAAGaacatgtgggcagcacggtggcacagtggttagcactgctgcctcacagcgccagagacccgggttcaattcccgcctcaggcgactgactgtgcggagtttgcacattctccccatgtctgcctgggtttcctccgggtgctctggtttcctcccacagtccaaagatgtgcaggtcaggtgaattggccatgctcaagtgcccgtagtgttaggtaaggggtagatgtaggggtatgggtgggttgcgcttcggcgggtcggcgtggacttgttgggccgaagggcctgtttccacactgtatgtaatctaatctaaaagagagTCTTGCTTTGGTTACATGCCATTTCTTTGCTGCAGTGTGCTGACAGGGGTATAATAAACCCAGAGAAAGGCTACAGTCAACAGAGTGCAAACCATACTTGAAACATCGCTCATTCATCCTGAGTTGATCAGAGCTGATTGCCACTCTTTTCCCGCCTTTCACTCCATTCCAGTTTTGCGTTTCACTTCGCTTCCTGTGCCTCAAGATGAAGGGTACTTCTCAGATTCATCAGGCCTGAGTTTATCTACTTTATTTACACAAATAAGGATGAGGGTGAGAAACCAGAGACTCCAACCGACTGCAGCAGCGATCCATCCGTATTCATCCACCCCGTTCTGACAACACAGCCTTGTTGTCGCACAGATGTCCTGACCATTTTGGAAATCTGCGAAGGAGATACAAAAGCTCTTTTTACTCTCAGAAAATAtgtcaataaaattaaaattctagCAAGCCAGTCCAAACCCTTTATAGGTTTTAATAGAGGCCAACCAGTGTCTGTGACAAATTCAGTCTTTGGGACTTTTAAGGATTTGTAAAGAAGTATCCTAGTTTTACATTTAAATTTATCTTTATCTTTAGCCCCTCATGAAATCTGGTTGCTGAAGGGAGGGGTGAGGTACCAAATGGAGCAGTTAAATTCCTTTACAGCTTGTGGACCAAGAGAAGCGATTGTGCCACATCGGTAAACGCTTAGGCAACTCCCTTTCATTCCTGCTTCAGTCCAATTCCACTGCAAACTTTCAAAACTCCCTCTTATATTTCCCATTTCCACCCTCTTCCACCTTGGCTGGTCGGTAATCTGTCCAACTGTCTTGCAATCCGTCTGTTCAAACCCTCACTCCAAGAGGTCAAATACTGAAACATTTTGGAAACAACAAATATGCTAAACAATCCTGATCAAAAGCTTTCTTTTGGCAAAAGATTCTGTGAAGTAAACACCACATTGGTATATTTTTATCACATCACCCTTACAAATACACCTCAAATAAGGTTTGAACCACAATGGTTCCTTCATCTGAACGGATATTTGCAcctatggagcaggtgggaattgtaCCTGGCCCTCctgcctcagaggcagggacagcaCCACTACAACACAAAAACCATGCCTGCTAGTATTATACTGATCAACAGTTGGTCTTTCTAAACATACTAGCAGAAAAGGACCTGATTTATTCAGCATAATGAAATGTTACAAGATTGTTCACaagacaattttaaaacaaagtataACACTCGTCATGTTTTGGTGCTCTTTGTTCAAAGATCTGAAGCAAGGTTATACTGGGAATAATTGATAGGAGACTCAAGTGTGTGCAATCAGCTGAACACTGCTCTAGAGAATGATTGCAGGAGGAAGAGTTGCCGTAAAAGATATTCAAACCAATTTATACATGTATTTCCACCACGCTATCTATTCAAACAGGTAAGCTCTTTCAAATAACAAGAGGATATAAAAAGTACCAAGTACACAGTGTTACAGAAACAGCTAGAAGATTATTTCGCCTTTGATGCAATTTTCATTATTTCAAGGCTAGCAATGATAAATGGGTTGTGTTAACAATTCCAATAACAAATTTAAAATCTGCATTTTTGAATCTTTTTGTGCTCATGTAAGGAAGAGTCATAGTTGTAACTCCAAAAGAGATTTATAATGATTTAGCTGGAGGAGTTGTAAATTCCTTTAAGTTATAAATCTATTTGTGATGAACCAATGACATTGTTGTTCTGCTTAATGTGTTCAAAAATCCTTTCACTCAATATTTTATGTTCAAACTTATGCTGCTCTGCGTCCCTTAGTCATACTCACATTGTTCACACTGGTCCAGACTTTGTCTATTGGGCTCTGTTTGTAAGGAGTTATTGTTGAGTGAAGTTTCTCCTTGCTCTGAAAGAAGGAAACAAAGCTCCTGTTTCTTCAAAGTTGATTAAAAGTTGTTGATGAAATGACACTGGAAATTCTTGCAGGGTAACAGAGCCTGAACACTTACCAGCTGCAGCTGAAGCCCAGTGAACACAAAGCAGAATCAGACAAACAGTCCTCATCATACACCCACTCACAGATCTCAGATTCATGACTTAGAGGAGGCGACAAGTCAGCTTCACTCTTGAGACAATCCTTTATCTTGCCTATGCTCAATAACGTCCCTTTAAAAAActtcagagggaaaaaaaaacttgtctgtGATTTCGCCACACCTCCAATCTGTTAAAACAAGCTTTCCCAACTTTACACTAACTGGGAAAGAGCAATTAATTCAGTCAAGCGAAGCCCTAATGTCGTCAGAGATTGCATAATTGGGGAATAAGTGAAGGCAATTAACATGGAAAATCTCAGTGGATTTCTGGAGTTTTCTCCTTCCTTGTCTCGCTGCATTTCTTTTGTGCCACAGATTGTCTCCATATGCATCTGCATTATTTAAGTTGTCTGTTGTtcagaagaaagaagaaatttgCATCTCACAATGTCCCATACCAATTACAGTAAAGCACTTGGGTCAATAATGTACTTTTGATAACACTCACTCCCCCCACCATCACCTctcagtggcaacagtgtgtactacctacaagacaCCGTGCTGCAAATCCGCCTGCTTcctccgacagcaccttccaaacccacaacttctaccatccagatggacaagggcaggaaaaaaacagaggaacactaccacctgccagttttcctccaagtcactcaaaatcctcacttggaaatatatcactgttcctccactgtgcctgggttaaaatcttggagCTCCCTTTTAAACACCACTGTGGATTTATCTCAACTATAAGGACTGGAATtgctcaagaaggcacctcaccacccaccaccttctcaggtgTAGCTGGGAATGGGCACTACAATGCTGGTCTGTATCCCTTgaatatcccatgaacaaatgataAAATAGTTGATGTTGCTGCAGTTAATAaacacataaagtcatagagttatacagcaggaaaacagaccctttggtccaactcgtccatgccaaccagatatcctaaattcctctagtcccatttgacagcatttccctctaatcccttcctattcatatatccatccagataccttttaaatgttgtaattgtaccagcctccaccatctcctctgccagcacattccatacacgcaccaccctctgggtgaaaatgtttccccttaggttcctttgaaatctttcctctcccaccccaactcccctaccctggacaaaaagatcttggctatttacccgacctatgactctcatgattttctaaggGTTACCCCTCAGctgctgacactccagggaacgCAGCCTATTCGggctctccctgtatctcaaacccttcaattctggcaacatcctttgtaaatcttttctcaaccttttcatgttacacaacatcttttctagagcaaggaaaccagaattgtacacaatattccaaaagtggcctacccaatgtcctgtagagccacaacattacctcccaactcctatactcaatgcaccgtatgataaaggcaagtgtactaaccgccctcttcactatcctgtctacccgtgactccattttaaaggaacaatgaacctgcatctcaaggtatctttgttcagcaacacaccaagACATTACCATTAAAAGTGCATAGTCTTGCTCTggtttgccattccaaaatgcagcacctcacatccaGCACCTCACATCCAGCCCgttgactcatctgatcaagctccctttgtacactgaggtaaccttcttcattgtccattgcaccaccaattttggtgtcacccacaaccttactaaccatacctcctatacttacatccaaatcatttatataaatgacaaaaagcagtggacccagcaccgatccctgcagcacaccactggtcacaggcctccagtctgtaaagcaaccctccatcaccatcctctatctcctaccttcaagacaattttgtatccaaatggttagctcCCCCTGTATgaagtgatctaaccttgctaaccagtctaccatatggaaccttgtcgaatgtctttcTGAAGTCTATATAAGcaatgttcactgctctgccttctttgtcactgtttcaaaaaactcaatcatgttagtgagacacaatttcccacccacaaaaccatgttgactatccgtaatcatttttgtctttccaaatacacgtaaatcctcTCCTTCAAAATCTGATCCAACAGTCTGCCCACAACTTACAATTCCCTGGTATTTCCTTAACACcgttcttaaataatggcaccatgttagccaacctccagtcttctagcacctcactatgattattgatgatacaaagatctaggcaaggggcccagcaatcacttccctagcttccctcagagttctgacatacacctgatcaggttctgggggtttatccacctttgtgcattttaagaaatccagcaccatctcctctgtaatatggaaacttttcaagatatcactgtttatttttccAAGTTCTCTCCATTCCacattcttctccacagtaaaagctgatgcaaaatattattttagtATCTCATCCATTACGTACAGTTCCACATATTggcagccttgttgatctttgagaggctctattctctccctacttattcttttgttcttaatgtacttgtagaatctctttggattctccttaactctatttgccaaagttatctcatgtcttctttttgccctcctgattttccacttgagtatactcctactgccctaaTAATCCTCCAGGGATTctctcgatctctgctgtctatacctgaaatatgcttccttctttttctcgaCCAGTCTCATtttctcaagtcatccagcaATACCCCACACCTAcgagccttgcctttcactcgaacaggaacatactgtctctggactctcattatcacatttttgaaggtctcccactttccagccgtccctttacctgccaatATCTGTCCTCAATCAATTTTTGACTAATACCATCAAAGGCTGCCTCCCTCAAAAAACTTTTAGATCAGGCCTTTCTTTTTtcatgactattttaaaactaatagaattgtgagcactggatccaaaatgctcccccccactgacacttcagtcacttcccCTGCCTCATTTTCCCAGGTCCGATACAGAACAAATCAGGAGCATTTACTGATGGTTGAGGGAAAAGTATGGATTGCGACATGACATTGAATCTATCTGTTCTTTAAAGCACTGAGGCTCCTGCCTGCGAGGGCAATCAGTAGTTGGGTTAAACTCCTCATTTGCAAACCCCACTGCAGCATCAGGCCTCTGTAGTTTGAGTTGTGGCCACAAACTTATGACTTTGAAGCAACTTTACCATTAAGCCATGGCTGCTGACACCAAAAGcagtgtcattttttttcttacatCAATACCGAATATtccagaaaagcacaacagaaccTGAGGGAAGAGAGAACTAGAATTAATGAATAGTAGAATTAAGAGCAGCACCTCTTCTTGTTGAAGACGTGAATGTCATTCAGTATGAGAATACATTCTGTGAGGTGGAATAGAATTGTAGTGAATGGAGACTGGCTGGACCTCTGTTCAAAGAAGAAGCAGAGAGCTCTCAAGTACAGTGAGTGAGCCAGATTTGAATATCCACCAGGAAAATTGAGACTCCTAGGCCAGGAAACTAGAAAGTGTCAAAAAGACAGAGTACAACAGAAGAGTCACAGATATACAGGTTGGGGAATGACTGGAGAAGAGGGAGGGTAAATGGAATCAAACTGGATGAAGCCAGTTTTGTTGGGCAGAAGCAGGGCAGATCTATAAATGGATGGTGAAGCAGGCTGTTTGAGTTAGGGCACCACAAGGTTGGAGGTAGTAGAGGAAAGATCTCCAGAGGAAATGGACAACTGTGACAGTcctagaaatatttaaaaaaaggcttgCTGGTCAATGATTGAACCATATACTCGGGGAAGGTAACAGGAAGGGAGCATGTTCAGGAAGAGGGTGGTACACAAGATGACAACAGGACCATCTTTGTTAACAGATTTATCAGAGCATCTTAGGGTCTGACTGACAAGATTAGAAGGAAATAGGTTAGAGCCTGTAGAAAAAATGAGATGACTGGATCACTGCCAGTGTTCCAAGTCCTGAAGAAGCCAGAAGTCCAGATGGTATTAGAATACTAGAGATGTGTAAAAcatgatgggggagggggggattcCTGTGGGTGGAGAAGTAAAGACTACAGATGAGGATCTCAACATCACACTAAGTTTGAAATTCATTTGAGATGGGGTCATAAGGGGAGGCAGTCAAAACCTTTGCCAAGGGTAAATAGTTGTGGGGGACAGATAGCAGGGTGTCCAGGTCAGAAGgtcattatcacctgatgaaggagcgtcgcaccgaaagctagtgtgcttccaattaaacctattggactataacctggtgttgtgtgatttttaaccaggtcAGAAGGTAGTGTCAACACTTGGCAAGGGTTGATCTTCACTAAGTCACCCTCAAGAAAAGTGCAGGGAACAGCAAATGTTGTTTGTAAACCTCACCAAAATGGTTTGAGCTGGTTCGTCAAGAGAAACTGAACTCCGTTAAAAAAAAATCGTTGGCCCACCAAACTTAACCAAGATCACGAAATCCTTTGACTGTGAAATGAAAGCAAGTCATTTGCAATGGAATGCGATCCGGCTTATTATCATTACAAGGTGATATAAAGATGTAAATGCTGTATCAATGTTCTTTGATATCTTCTTCTCCTTCTTCCTGTTATATGCTTTCCAGGATAAAGATTGCAGAGAATGAGTCTTACTTCATAATGAATCCAATTGGCCAACTGCCCAGACTGAATGCAAAATACTAAAATGAGACAATTCCTGATACACACATTACTGTTTGCCGATGATACAGCTTTTATGATACATTGAGCTGTAGGCCTGCAGTCAATTCTATGCACCTTCTCAGTCATTGTTGTGGAAGGTGGGGTCATGATCAGCCTAAGGAAGACATGACGTTGTCAGTTCAAAGCAGCATCATAAGTTAACAACATAGAAAAATGTGAACAAACCCTAGGCACAATGGTCTTGAGTGAAACGCAGCTTGATCAGAACATTTATATTTGTGCTACTGTGTCATTTGAATAGTTTCAGGCAACAGAGagccatagattcatagagtcacacagcacgaaaacagacctttcagtccaatttgtccatgccaacccgatatcctaaatcaatctagttctatttgccagcatttggtccatatctctgtaaacccttctattcatggatccacccagatgccttttaaatgttgtaattgtaccaacctctggATTCACTCCCGGGTACCTATTATTCAAGTATGGAGAAATCCCAAACTCTCCATTGTCATTGAGACAATCAAGAATCATATAGATGCTCAAGAGTCTATAATACTTGCATACTCAATAGGCAGCTGTATTTGGGCTATGTATCAGAATCAGGAAATTACggtgaatttgtttttcaatgtatTGCCTGAGAAAGGACATTAGGATCCATTGGCTGCACCGAGATTCTAACATAGACGTACTGCAGATTTCTGAGTCAATTTTCACATGACTGCTTAAGCAATGTCAGCTCATAGTCACCGCactgtgaggacagtgtgatAGTTGCAGTTGGCCATCTGTTAGGAAGCCAGAACTAAAATACAAGGATTGACTTCActcatggaaaaaaaatcagcaccTGATCAAAACATGTGGAGACAAAGGCCCCACACTGGAGCATGGAAATGTTTAGAGTACGCTTTTGTGGCACATATCTCAGTGGttaactctgctgcctcacagggccagggactcgggttcaattccaccctcaggcgactgtctgtgtggagtttacacattctctctgggtCTATgtcagtttcctctgggtgctccagtttcctcccacagtccaaaaatgtgcaggttaggcagattggccatgtgaaattgcccacagtgttcaggaaccatgtagattagatagattaggcatgggaaatgtagggtggtGTGGGGGAGAGGGAAGGGGGGAAGGGGTATTCCTTGGAGAGTTGATGTgcacttgataggctgaatagcctgttccacatcgtaaggattctatgattccaccaCAGGAGGAGCACAGTAGTTCCTGCAACAGAAAATGATGACCTATAGTGCCTCTCCTGCAAGCAAAGTGGGCCTTAATTGAGTCAGATGAGCGCGAAATGAGAATTAATGACAATGATGCAAACCAAAGAAATTTTGTCGCTGACAGCAGTGAAACTAGCAGTGCTCGTTGTTTCTTTCAATATGTAAAGTGAATAGCAGGGCCTGATGCTGCATATGTGGAGGCAAATATGCAACTCATTGAGTTACTGTCTAAATTGCTCTCCTCTTGCTGAGGTTTTAGTTTAATGGCGAGAGCTTCAGCATTTAAATTCATGGAACTGATTAAAGGTTGCTCAACATGCCAAATAATTGAGTCTTAAAATCTccaaagaaaagaataaaacttaTATCGAACTGGATAAGTAATTGTTTAATGTCATGGTAAGTTTGAATTTCCGACAATCTCTCTAGCACTGAAAGTTCACTTTTACAAATATGGAAGCCTTATTTCTTCAGATTATAACTATTGCTAGAGTTTCTTTGtaattaattcaattttaaatttttccattGTCTCTTTCAACTTTCTCACCTTCAATCTAATctatttttcctcctttttatttGCTTTTCTGCAGTTGATTTAATATTGAAATCAATATTCTAGTTGGCATTTCCTGGTTTTGAATCTGCACAGCTCATTCACAATTTGTCAATCTGTTTGGTGAAGGAGATACATGGCTGCTTGACTGTTCTCACTGACCTCACATTGTCTTCAGGCTTTTCCTGTTTTTTAATTGTAcggcaggaaaaaaaaagtataagaTTCTAGAAGAAGGGCAAGTGCAAAGGGTTACAAAGTTCATTACTGACTGCATAATCCAgccatacaatcatagagtcatagagcacagaaacagactctttggtccaacttgtccatgtcaactaggtttcccaaactaaactagttccatttgcttgcacttggcccatatccttcttaacctTACCCActcacatacctgtccaaatatcctTTAAATGTTGGCATTGTAGCCAAGTGGCTTTATGTGCCTACTAATGTGCCAAGTCCAACTCCTCTTTTGAATAGGtaaaatggaaaggaaaatgtAGCAGTAGAATAATTGCGAAGTATAGAGACTTACAAATGAAGTATCTGGGTATTGTTGAGAAGTAGCTGCAGCAATTTGTGATCCCATGTTCAATTTCCTGTCAATGTTTTGTTGATCCTGGCTAGGATATGAGGGAGTTACGTCTAGTGTTTGTGTCTTTAATTattaagaagaaacaaaaactgcagaaacTTCCTATTTTTAACATCTGTTTACTGATCCTTGCTGAAAAACACCTTTCACAGCTCTTGGATGTCCCAGTGCCTTGACGTCCCGTGAAGCAGTTTTGATGCTGAGTCACCATTGCAATATAAGGAATGCCGATACAAATTATACACAGTATGGCGCCACCAGTAGTAGTGATATAATGATTGGTCTAATGATGTACTGAGGGTAGATAGGCCAGGAAATGGAGTTACTCTAAGAGTGTATGTGGGTTCTTTTATCTCGAGCTAAGAGAACCTTAGTTAAACATCTCATCTAAAAGACCACATCTGTAATACAAACATTTTGTCAATCTGAAATTGAAGTTTCTtcgaatcccaacagtgtgggaacaagccttcagcccaacaagtccacaccgaccctctaaagagcattccaaccagacccaTCCGCCTTATcctttaatcctgcatttcccatggccaaagcACCTAATCTATGCATCCTTGAATGCTATGGGAAATTATAgcatgagctggaaatgtgttgctggaaaagcgcagcaggtcaggcagcatccagggaacaggagaatcgacgtttcgggcataagcccttcttcagaaattatagcatggccaatccacctaagttgcacatctttggactgtggaagaaactggagcacctggaggaaatccatacagacctggggagaatgtgcaaactccacacagacagtggcctgagagtggaatcaaacccagatccctggcactgtgaggcagcagcgctaatcgCTGAGCTACCTTGCTGCTGTTCGATGTCAGCCAAAGACGTTATGCTCAAGTTAGTGAGTGAGTCTTGAACTCACGACCTTCTAACTTCAAAATTAGAGTGTTACCATTGAGCCTTGGCTGACATCAAAAACCAGATTTTTGACACAATTTGATAGTGAGTTTATTAGTCTGTATTGTTAGGTAGATGGACCATAGAGATGCAAGCAGTCACTTGGACAGAGTTGGTgctgaaagaaaattaaatagGAAAGAAGCAAAAACCGCACAAGGATGCGAAGACTGGTTCAGTTCATTGAATCTGTAGACCTTCACAATCTGCTTCCATGTTCTATTGGATAAGA
Protein-coding sequences here:
- the LOC122559477 gene encoding transmembrane protein 213-like, translating into MNLRSVSGCMMRTVCLILLCVHWASAAAEQGETSLNNNSLQTEPNRQSLDQCEQYFQNGQDICATTRLCCQNGVDEYGWIAAAVGWSLWFLTLILICVNKVDKLRPDESEKYPSS